The Elaeis guineensis isolate ETL-2024a chromosome 14, EG11, whole genome shotgun sequence genome has a segment encoding these proteins:
- the LOC140853618 gene encoding endo-1,3;1,4-beta-D-glucanase-like, producing MGRDNLPSLLELENYHSPSIFFTLNFLQDKVFEDAKLVIEALKNKGVSAIGAAGFCWGAKVVAELAKSDNIKSAVMLHLSFVTVDDIKEVKCHIAILGAEIDESSPPELLKQFEEILSPKSECFEQRTHTIDHDLHLNGLENK from the exons ATGGGCAGG GACAATCTTCCATCATTACTGGAACTAG AGAATTACCATTCTCCTTCAATTTTCTTCACCTTAAACTTTTTGCAGGATAAAGTATTTGAAGATGCAAAATTGGTAATTGAGGCTTTGAAAAACAAAGGTGTGTCTGCAATAGGGGCTGCTGGATTTTGCTGGGGTG CCAAGGTAGTTGCAGAATTAGCAAAGTCTGATAACATTAAATCTGCAGTTATGCTACATCTCTCATTTGTGACTGTTGATGACATCAAAG AGGTTAAATGCCACATTGCTATACTTGGAGCTGAGATTgacgagtcctctccacctgaaCTGTTGAAACAGTTTGAGGAGATTTTGTCCCCCAAATCTGAG TGTTTTGAACAGAGGACCCACACTATTGATCATGATCTACATTTGAATGGCCTAGAAAACAAATGA
- the LOC105057799 gene encoding endo-1,3;1,4-beta-D-glucanase isoform X1 — protein sequence MASSQCCEHPPTLNPASGQGCVVDDLGGLKAYTVGPPACKTAILLLSDVFGYEAPNLRKLADKVAAAGFFVVVPDFFRGDPYVPDKKPLDIWLGSHGTDKGFEDAKLVIEALKNKGVSTIGAAGFCWGAKVVADLAKYDYIKAAVMLHPSFVTVDDIKLVKCHLAILGAEIDKMSPPELLKQFEEILSLKSEVNSYVKIFPGVVHGWTVRYDTGDETAVKKAEESHQDMLEWFAKHLN from the exons ATGGCGAGCTCCCAATGCTGCGAGCACCCGCCGACCCTGAACCCGGCCAGCGGCCAGGGTTGCGTGGTGGACGACCTGGGGGGCCTCAAGGCCTACACCGTCGGCCCACCAGCCTGTAAAACCGCCATCCTCCTTCTCTCCGATGTCTTCG GATATGAAGCACCAAACTTGAG GAAATTGGCAGACAAAGTTGCAGCTGCTGGATTCTTTGTTGTAGTTCCTGATTTTTTTCGCGGAGATCCATATGTACCAGATAAGAAGCCTCTAGATATATGGCTTGGAAGTCATGGGACG GATAAAGGGTTTGAAGATGCAAAATTGGTAATTGAGGCTTTGAAAAATAAGGGTGTGTCTACAATAGGGGCTGCTGGATTTTGCTGGGGTG CTAAGGTAGTTGCAGACTTAGCAAAGTATGATTACATTAAAGCTGCAGTTATGCTACATCCCTCATTTGTGACTGTTGATGACATCAAAT TGGTTAAATGCCATCTTGCTATACTTGGAGCAGAGATTGACAAGATGTCTCCACCTGAACTGTTGAAACAGTTTGAGgagattttgtccctgaaatctGAG GTCAATAGCTATGTAAAGATCTTCCCTGGTGTTGTACATGGATGGACTGTGAGATATGATACTGGCGATGAAACAGCTGTCAAAAAAGCTGAAGAATCTCATCAAGACATGTTAGAGTGGTTTGCGAAGCATCTTAACTAA